A single genomic interval of Candidatus Hydrogenedentota bacterium harbors:
- a CDS encoding sugar phosphate isomerase/epimerase gives MRSLNSLEVGVKSDPIEYRYSYEWLFDLMQEEEVRHVQVGSFFELYQLPDEFFLALRESAEKRSVRISSMFTAHRELGGFFRREAGWEAVARRNFERMIEVGALLGAASVGSNPGAVMRDDSSHKAQGIACYVKHMKELMHFAHAKGLECLTIEPMSCLAEPPTLPDEIEAMAEELNAYHRQLPESTVRVGYCADVSHGYADEHSAVKHTHTELFVATLPYLWEVHLKNTDAIFGSTFGFSESERARGIVNIAEFVEVLRTNAARIPQEKLIGYLEIGGPKVGRDYSDRRLGEELRKSLAHVKEVFRWGNTD, from the coding sequence ATGAGATCTTTGAATTCGCTTGAGGTGGGGGTCAAATCGGATCCGATTGAGTATCGGTATTCGTATGAGTGGTTGTTTGACCTGATGCAGGAGGAAGAAGTTCGCCACGTGCAAGTGGGGAGTTTCTTTGAGCTCTATCAGTTGCCGGACGAGTTCTTCCTGGCGTTGCGGGAGAGCGCGGAAAAGCGTTCGGTGCGTATATCGAGCATGTTCACGGCGCATCGGGAGCTGGGCGGGTTCTTCCGTCGTGAAGCGGGTTGGGAAGCGGTGGCGCGTCGCAATTTCGAGCGGATGATTGAAGTGGGCGCGCTGTTGGGGGCCGCGAGTGTGGGCTCGAATCCCGGCGCGGTCATGCGTGACGATTCGTCGCACAAGGCGCAGGGGATCGCGTGTTATGTGAAGCACATGAAGGAGCTCATGCACTTCGCGCATGCGAAGGGGCTTGAGTGCCTGACGATCGAACCGATGTCGTGTCTTGCGGAACCGCCGACGTTGCCGGATGAAATCGAAGCGATGGCGGAAGAGCTAAATGCGTATCACCGGCAGTTGCCGGAATCGACTGTGCGCGTCGGGTATTGCGCGGATGTCTCTCACGGATATGCGGATGAGCATTCGGCGGTGAAGCACACGCACACAGAGTTGTTTGTTGCGACGTTGCCGTATCTGTGGGAAGTGCATTTGAAGAACACGGATGCGATCTTCGGTTCGACCTTCGGGTTTTCAGAATCGGAGCGGGCACGGGGGATTGTGAATATTGCGGAGTTTGTGGAGGTCCTAAGGACGAATGCGGCGAGGATACCGCAGGAGAAGCTGATCGGGTATTTGGAGATCGGCGGGCCGAAGGTGGGGCGGGATTACAGCGATAGACGGTTGGGCGAGGAGCTGCGGAAATCTTTGGCGCATGTGAAGGAAGTGTTTCGGTGGGGGAACACGGACTGA
- the miaB gene encoding tRNA (N6-isopentenyl adenosine(37)-C2)-methylthiotransferase MiaB: MSTPKAYIQTFGCQMNEHDSFRMMEVLARQGYAMTHEPDEASLVLLNTCSVRHNPENKVYSMLGRLRGLKRKNPGLIIGVGGCVAQQEGETILRREKCVDIVFGPDNYFRLPEMIESVKRGERVLMTKWMPRAANRVQNFVPEEWVEAGHVEGCKAYVSITKGCDNFCTFCIVPYTRGREVSREADNILREVRDLVERGAKEIWLLGQNVNSYRAHDVGFYELLDQVSQVDGLRRIRFTSPHPNDWNDRLSDLMAERENICNHLHLPFQAGSDRVLELMNRNHTIDQYLEKVRYMRSINPTIELTTDLIVGFPTETEADFAETLRVLEEVSFSQIFPFKYSTRPGTKAEKMVDDVPREAKEERLARIIALQDRITDGRMAAYVGTEQEVLIDGAHTRERRAMNGRTDGFRPVTVRDAELEIGDLVNVRIVAHKGHWLEGELVEQPAAV, encoded by the coding sequence ATGAGCACTCCAAAAGCGTACATACAGACCTTCGGTTGTCAGATGAACGAGCACGACAGCTTCCGCATGATGGAAGTCCTGGCGCGCCAAGGCTACGCCATGACCCACGAGCCCGACGAAGCCTCGCTCGTGCTCCTGAACACCTGCTCGGTCCGGCACAACCCCGAGAACAAGGTCTACAGCATGCTCGGCCGCCTGCGCGGACTGAAGCGTAAGAATCCCGGCCTCATCATCGGTGTCGGCGGTTGCGTTGCCCAGCAGGAAGGGGAGACCATCCTCCGCCGCGAGAAGTGCGTCGATATCGTCTTTGGTCCTGACAACTACTTCCGTCTCCCGGAGATGATCGAGTCCGTCAAACGCGGCGAACGCGTCCTGATGACGAAATGGATGCCCCGCGCCGCCAATCGCGTCCAGAACTTCGTGCCGGAGGAATGGGTCGAGGCGGGCCACGTCGAGGGCTGCAAAGCCTACGTGTCGATCACCAAGGGCTGCGACAATTTCTGCACCTTCTGCATCGTTCCCTATACGCGTGGACGCGAAGTCAGCCGTGAAGCGGACAACATCCTCCGGGAAGTGCGCGACCTCGTCGAACGCGGCGCAAAAGAGATCTGGCTTCTGGGCCAGAACGTCAATTCCTATCGCGCGCACGATGTGGGCTTCTACGAACTGTTGGACCAGGTTTCCCAAGTGGACGGACTCCGGCGCATTCGCTTTACGTCGCCGCACCCCAACGACTGGAACGACCGCCTCTCCGATTTGATGGCCGAGCGCGAGAACATCTGCAACCATCTTCACTTGCCGTTTCAGGCAGGAAGCGACCGCGTGCTTGAATTAATGAACCGCAACCACACGATCGATCAGTATTTGGAGAAGGTGCGTTACATGCGCTCCATTAATCCAACCATTGAACTCACGACCGACCTGATAGTCGGTTTTCCCACGGAGACTGAAGCGGACTTCGCGGAAACCTTGCGCGTTCTAGAGGAAGTCAGCTTCAGCCAGATTTTCCCCTTCAAGTATTCGACGCGACCCGGCACCAAGGCCGAGAAGATGGTCGACGACGTGCCCAGGGAAGCGAAAGAGGAACGCCTGGCGCGCATCATCGCGCTGCAGGATCGGATCACGGATGGGCGTATGGCCGCCTATGTCGGGACCGAGCAGGAGGTCCTCATTGACGGCGCGCATACGCGCGAACGCCGCGCGATGAATGGCCGCACCGACGGCTTCCGTCCCGTGACGGTCCGCGACGCGGAACTGGAAATCGGCGACCTCGTCAACGTGCGCATCGTCGCCCATAAGGGGCATTGGCTGGAAGGGGAACTGGTCGAGCAACCGGCGGCTGTGTAG
- a CDS encoding DUF1559 domain-containing protein has translation MERRGFTLIELLVVIVIIALLAAILLPALGRAREAARRASCQGNLKQFASIFHIYSGENQGYFPPPAPYGSVRTDSRSSPLFESPHAATVYPDILTDFQIAKCPSDSGGDPEWTSVLARVPDDGGDFETWKIAAIAANDTVSLDYFQCAELARSYMYKGYVATSVAEYYGVWGSKAASPIVDTVTIQGVGEVRRKDYGADLDITAGAWPPWVPSAPMASGSAGGTTVYRLRDGIERFYVTDINSPSASAMSQSRIPVMWDTFGSNQFSDSGDAGIVFNHIPGGSNVLYMDGHVSFVNYPTAFPITNDEQLVKENSHHGLG, from the coding sequence GTGGAGCGTCGCGGCTTTACATTGATTGAGCTGCTGGTGGTGATTGTGATTATCGCGCTGCTGGCGGCCATTCTGTTGCCTGCATTGGGCAGGGCGCGCGAGGCGGCGCGCCGCGCGAGTTGCCAGGGTAACCTCAAACAGTTCGCTTCGATCTTTCACATTTACAGCGGCGAGAACCAAGGGTATTTCCCGCCGCCTGCCCCGTATGGAAGCGTACGGACCGACTCGCGATCGTCTCCCCTGTTTGAATCGCCTCATGCCGCGACGGTGTATCCGGATATCCTAACGGACTTTCAGATTGCCAAGTGCCCTTCCGACTCCGGGGGCGATCCGGAATGGACCAGCGTGTTGGCGCGCGTGCCGGACGACGGAGGCGATTTCGAGACGTGGAAGATCGCGGCGATCGCGGCCAATGACACAGTGTCGCTGGATTACTTTCAGTGCGCGGAGTTGGCGCGTTCTTACATGTACAAAGGCTACGTGGCAACGAGCGTGGCCGAGTACTACGGCGTGTGGGGAAGCAAAGCGGCGTCTCCGATAGTGGACACGGTAACGATTCAAGGCGTGGGCGAGGTCAGGCGAAAAGATTACGGGGCAGACTTGGATATCACGGCGGGCGCGTGGCCGCCGTGGGTGCCGTCTGCGCCGATGGCTTCAGGATCCGCGGGGGGGACCACTGTGTATCGCCTTCGCGACGGCATCGAGCGGTTCTATGTGACGGACATCAATTCCCCTTCGGCATCGGCGATGTCGCAAAGCCGCATACCGGTGATGTGGGATACCTTCGGAAGCAACCAGTTCTCGGATAGCGGCGACGCGGGAATAGTGTTCAATCACATACCCGGAGGCAGCAACGTTTTGTACATGGACGGGCACGTGAGTTTCGTCAATTATCCGACCGCCTTTCCCATAACGAACGATGAGCAGTTGGTGAAAGAGAATAGCCATCACGGGTTGGGGTGA